A part of Caldicellulosiruptor owensensis OL genomic DNA contains:
- a CDS encoding sulfurtransferase TusA family protein: protein MAEYFVDAKGLQCPGPITQLFKQMKEAQSGDVVTIEVTDPAFKRDVESWCKKTKNELLELKEENGVIQAKIKKA from the coding sequence ATGGCAGAATATTTTGTAGATGCAAAAGGGCTTCAGTGTCCAGGGCCTATTACCCAGCTTTTTAAACAAATGAAGGAAGCACAAAGTGGAGATGTTGTAACAATTGAAGTGACAGACCCAGCGTTCAAACGTGATGTTGAGAGCTGGTGCAAAAAGACAAAGAATGAGCTTTTGGAGCTCAAAGAAGAAAATGGTGTAATTCAAGCAAAGATTAAAAAGGCTTAA
- a CDS encoding metal-sensitive transcriptional regulator, giving the protein MPESGRKEEVLSRLKNIKGHIEGIIKMVEEEKECEEIMLQIIAVKKALEKVGYFIIESHAEKCLSDVDNKAQIQKILNIMMKFLS; this is encoded by the coding sequence GTGCCTGAAAGTGGAAGAAAAGAAGAGGTTCTTTCAAGACTTAAAAATATCAAAGGGCACATTGAAGGAATTATCAAGATGGTGGAAGAAGAAAAAGAATGTGAAGAGATTATGCTTCAGATAATTGCTGTCAAAAAAGCTTTAGAAAAAGTGGGATATTTTATCATAGAAAGCCATGCTGAAAAGTGCTTATCAGATGTCGATAACAAGGCTCAGATTCAAAAGATTTTAAATATAATGATGAAATTTTTGAGTTGA
- a CDS encoding 4Fe-4S binding protein, with protein sequence MKKAVLDKNVCDRSPFCPASRSCKFGAIKRNVIGFFDVEIEIDKEKCTGCGVCTKFCPQGAIKIVEE encoded by the coding sequence ATGAAAAAGGCAGTACTGGACAAAAACGTGTGTGACAGGTCACCTTTTTGTCCTGCTTCACGTTCGTGCAAATTTGGTGCAATAAAAAGAAACGTAATAGGATTTTTTGATGTTGAGATTGAAATTGACAAGGAAAAATGTACAGGATGCGGCGTATGTACGAAGTTTTGTCCGCAGGGAGCTATCAAGATTGTTGAAGAGTAG
- a CDS encoding S1C family serine protease has product MKKSAKVWLVGFIVIFILSNIVFAQSITVTPKEIDGKTYVDIDSLKDFLNFDYTKTQNSLIIQKKDLSISEVIDKVNKSVVAIIGDSKKIKADDFYYSKIPAGLSHGSGVVIDKNGLILTNNHVVEDLKQPYVIFYDAKAYKATVLYSDKEIDLAILKVNRSNLTPIEIENPKNIYVGQEVLAIGTPLFLGWRNSVTKGIISGLNRPVDEVYTFLQTDASINPGNSGGPLVNMQGKLVGINTLGIDYWQGINFAIPAENILYFLDHYKKFGRIKRCYLGLEFEDSWLSYVGLPSNLGLKIIDVKADSPLKGFAQENDILVTIDSYSINSIAEYNQTLMKYLPGDKIKIKIKRNGKILEKEVILKELPTSK; this is encoded by the coding sequence ATGAAAAAAAGCGCAAAGGTATGGCTGGTCGGATTTATTGTGATATTCATTCTTTCAAACATTGTATTTGCCCAAAGCATTACTGTGACTCCAAAAGAGATTGACGGAAAAACCTATGTTGATATTGACTCTTTGAAAGACTTTTTAAACTTTGATTACACCAAAACGCAAAATAGTCTGATAATTCAGAAAAAAGACCTGTCCATAAGTGAAGTCATTGACAAGGTAAACAAGTCTGTTGTAGCAATCATCGGTGACAGCAAAAAGATAAAAGCAGACGACTTTTACTACAGCAAAATCCCAGCTGGACTTTCTCACGGATCTGGTGTTGTGATTGACAAAAATGGGCTGATTTTAACAAACAATCATGTAGTTGAAGACTTAAAACAGCCTTATGTTATCTTCTACGATGCCAAGGCTTACAAGGCAACTGTACTTTACAGTGACAAAGAAATTGACCTTGCAATTTTGAAAGTTAACCGAAGCAACCTTACCCCAATTGAAATTGAAAACCCAAAAAATATTTATGTAGGTCAGGAAGTTTTGGCAATAGGCACACCGCTTTTTTTAGGATGGCGAAATAGCGTCACAAAAGGAATAATTAGCGGGCTTAACAGACCTGTTGATGAAGTCTATACATTTTTGCAAACAGATGCAAGTATCAATCCAGGCAACAGCGGTGGTCCACTTGTTAACATGCAAGGAAAACTTGTAGGAATAAACACTCTTGGTATTGATTACTGGCAAGGAATTAACTTTGCAATTCCTGCAGAAAATATACTTTATTTCCTTGACCACTACAAAAAGTTTGGTAGAATCAAAAGATGTTACTTAGGTCTTGAGTTTGAAGACAGTTGGTTATCTTATGTTGGGCTTCCGTCTAACCTCGGTCTTAAAATTATAGATGTAAAAGCTGACAGTCCTTTAAAAGGATTTGCTCAAGAAAATGATATACTTGTTACAATTGACAGCTACTCTATCAATTCAATTGCAGAATACAATCAAACTCTTATGAAATATCTTCCTGGTGACAAGATAAAGATAAAAATTAAAAGAAATGGCAAAATTCTTGAAAAAGAAGTTATTTTGAAAGAGTTGCCAACAAGCAAATAG
- a CDS encoding DsrE/DsrF/DrsH-like family protein, producing the protein MREDKKTIIVFSNDMDKVMAAFVIATGAAAMGDEVTMFFTFWGLNVLRDAKKKAYGKSFLEKMFGAMMPKGVEKLSLSKMNFLGIGPKLMKYMMKKKNVMMLPEMIKQAQELGIKMVACSMSMDVMGIKKEELIDGVEIGGVATYLGEASEAGVNLFI; encoded by the coding sequence ATGAGAGAAGACAAAAAGACAATCATTGTGTTTTCAAACGACATGGACAAGGTTATGGCAGCATTTGTAATTGCAACTGGTGCTGCTGCAATGGGCGATGAGGTCACAATGTTTTTTACATTCTGGGGTTTGAACGTTTTGAGAGATGCAAAAAAGAAAGCATACGGAAAATCATTCTTAGAAAAGATGTTCGGCGCTATGATGCCAAAAGGGGTTGAAAAACTCTCGCTTTCCAAAATGAACTTTTTAGGGATTGGTCCTAAGCTAATGAAATATATGATGAAAAAGAAAAATGTGATGATGTTACCTGAGATGATAAAACAGGCGCAAGAACTTGGTATAAAGATGGTTGCATGTTCAATGTCTATGGACGTTATGGGAATAAAAAAGGAAGAGTTAATTGATGGTGTTGAGATTGGCGGTGTTGCCACATACCTTGGTGAAGCAAGCGAAGCAGGTGTGAATCTGTTTATCTAA